A section of the Glandiceps talaboti chromosome 8, keGlaTala1.1, whole genome shotgun sequence genome encodes:
- the LOC144439480 gene encoding protein-glutamine gamma-glutamyltransferase K-like — MPRSRRARTVSEERHGRKPYSYESATPGRRVVSTEEFEFPLPPETEKQLKVTAVDLQKKENSIAHHTADYELSEVVVRRGEPINLIIFLNQEYKEDVHKIEMELRVGKRPRINYGTRVPIPQVSCAQEDDWGIHVIKAEGNRLECRLYTAADCLAAKYKMFVDTSVDGKDEFRFEHPDEFYMIFNPWCKHDDVYMEDEKKRDEYVMRDTNLYYYGTARTIGWSHWYQGQFEEVVLKCVFHLLEESGMAKRKFGSPIHVARALSATLNSEDDDGVLVGNWSGDYSGGVEPTDWMGSVAIFEEYMKTGKPVCYGQCWVFAGLFTTALRALGIPSRTLTNFESAHDTDGNLTLDYHYTDEGEPIEDLNEDSIWNFHVWNDAWMARPDLPTGYGGWQAVDATPQETSEGVFRTGPSPLTAIKRGNVYLNYDTKFIFAEVNAERVDWIVDSKTKAQKAVGVDPSHVGRRVSTKAVGIWSRDDITDEYKFAEGSDRERIAVMTASKHVKSAKNVYKDIKKDVRFEVDLPDELMVGNDVELEVKMTNDHMTDAREVFVSVTCNSVRYTGVKVHQVLVKKESVTVGSGETVSHKVLVAVSDYKDKLTESASFKFFVMGGVKETKQTYVGHYDFQFRRPELEITTEPAGVQTVGAPFKAFVKFTNPLPITLQQCSFRLEGTGIQGQIKKTTRNVPAGKDTELEVKLTPKRVGTSKLLASFHSSQLNQVTGSIELEIQEE, encoded by the exons ATGCCCAGGAGTCGAAGAGCCCGTACTGTGAGTGAAGAACGCCATGGACGGAAACCGTACTCGTATGAGTCGGCAACGCCAGGACGTCGGGTTGTATCCACAGAGGAGTTCGAATTCCCCCTGCCTCCTGAAACAG AGAAACAACTGAAGGTGACAGCGGTGGATTTgcagaaaaaagaaaacagcATTGCACATCACACAGCTGATTATGAACTCTCTGAGGTGGTGGTCCGTCGTGGAGAGCCAATCAATTTAATTATATTCTTGAACCAAGAATATAAAGAAGATGTACACAAGATAGAAATGGAGTTGAGAGTTG GTAAACGTCCTCGTATTAATTACGGCACCAGAGTACCAATTCCACAGGTGAGCTGTGCTCAGGAAGATGATTGGGGCATACATGTCATCAAAGCTGAAGGCAACCGATTGGAGTGTCGCCTGTACACTGCTGCTGACTGTCTTGCTGCaaagtataaaatgtttgtggACACATCTGTTGATGGCAAAGACGAGTTTCGATTTGAACATCCTGATGaattttatatgatatttaatCCTTGGTGTAAAC ATGATGATGTTTACATGGAAGACGAGAAGAAGAGGGATGAATATGTGATGAGAGATACCAATTTGTATTACTATGGTACAGCTAGAACTATTGGTTGGAGTCACTGGTACCAAGGCCAG TTTGAAGAAGTGGTCCTGAAATGTGTTTTCCACTTATTGGAGGAATCTGGTATGGCCAAACGAAAGTTTGGTAGTCCAATTCATGTGGCAAGGGCTCTGTCTGCAACA CTGAACAgtgaagatgatgatggtgTATTGGTAGGTAATTGGTCAGGTGACTATAGTGGTGGAGTTGAACCCACTGATTGGATGGGCAGTGTAGCCATCTTTGAAGAGTACATGAAGACTGGTAAACCTGTGTGTTATGGACAGTGTTGGGTGTTTGCAGGCCTGTTTACTACAG cTCTACGAGCCCTAGGTATTCCGAGTCGTACATTGACCAACTTTGAGTCAGCCCATGACACTGATGGTAATTTAACATTGGATTATCATTATACTGATGAGGGTGAACCAATAGAAGATCTCAATGAAGACAGTATATG gAATTTCCATGTCTGGAATGATGCATGGATGGCAAGACCTGATTTACCCACAGGCTATGGTGGTTGGCAGGCAGTGGATGCTACACCACAGGAAACTAGTGAAG GAGTTTTCCGTACTGGACCGTCCCCACTGACTGCTATTAAACGTGGCAATGTCTACTTGAATTATGACACTAAGTTTATATTTGCGGAGGTCAACGCAGAACGTGTAGATTGGATTGTTGACAGTAAAACCAAG GCACAGAAAGCAGTAGGTGTGGATCCGTCTCATGTTGGTAGACGTGTCAGCACAAAAGCAGTGGGTATATGGTCCAGGGATGACATCACTGATGAGTACAAATTTGCAGAAG GTTCTGACCGGGAGCGAATTGCTGTCATGACAGCAAGCAAGCATGTCAAGTCTGCCAAGAATGTCTACAAAGATATTAAAAAGGATGTACGTTTTGAAGTTGATCTTCCTGATGAACTCATGGTTGGTAATGATGTTGAACTTGAGGTGAAAATGACAAACGATCACATGACCGATGCCCGTGAAGTGTTTGTCAGTGTGACCTGTAATTCAGTGCGATATACAGGGGTCAAAGTTCACCAGGTGTTGGTGAAGAAGGAATCAGTAACTGTAGGATCAGGAGAAA CTGTGAGCCACAAAGTACTGGTGGCAGTGTCCGATTACAAGGACAAGCTGACTGAGAGTGCATCATTCAAGTTCTTTGTCATGGGAGGCGTCAAGGAAACAAAACAGACATATGTGGGACATTATGATTTCCAGTTCCGCAGACCCGAGTTAGAAATCACC ACGGAGCCTGCCGGAGTACAGACTGTAGGAGCACCATTCAAAGCCTTTGTTAAGTTCACCAATCCACTGCCAATAACACTACAACAATGTTCATTCCGTCTTGAAGGTACAGGTATACAGGGACAAATCAAAAAGACAACAag GAATGTGCCTGCTGGAAAGGACACCGAGTTGGAAGTCAAACTGACCCCAAAACGTGTCGGTACCAGTAAGCTGTTGGCAAGTTTCCATTCATCACAACTAAACCAAGTAACTGGATCCATAGAGTTGGAGATACAGGAGGAATAG